A stretch of Henckelia pumila isolate YLH828 chromosome 4, ASM3356847v2, whole genome shotgun sequence DNA encodes these proteins:
- the LOC140859803 gene encoding uncharacterized protein, whose product MDQRFDGKKPTGTPSFAWSCAVVVVSLLAGASVVHNIYKPDLRLPPSDGNNGIKKEQVEKI is encoded by the exons ATGGATCAGCGATTCGATGGAAAAAAACCGACGGGAACTCCGTCGTTTGCATGGTCGTGTGCCGTCGTCGTTGTGTCGCTACTTGCCGGCGCTTCCGTAGTTCATAATATCTACAAGCCTGATCTG AGGCTGCCTCCGTCTGACGGCAATAATGGGATCAAGAAGGAACAAGTGGAGAAGATTTGA
- the LOC140859800 gene encoding coatomer subunit beta-1-like yields the protein MEKSCSLLVHFDKGASALANEIKEALESNDVTAKIEAMKKAIMLLLNGETLPQLFITIVRYVLPCDDHTVQKLLLFYLEIIEKTDAKGRVLPEMILICQNLRNNLQHPNEYIRGVTLRFLCRLNEVEIFEPLIPSILSNLEHRHPYVRRNAILAIMSIYKLPQGEQHLVDAPETIEKVLLSEQDPSAKRNAFLMLFNCAQDRAINYLLTNVDRVSDWGELLQMVVLELIRKVCRTNKAEKGKYIKIIISLLNAPSAAVIYECAGTLVSLSSAPTAIRAAANTYCQLLMSQSDNNVKLIVLDRLNELKASHRDIMVDMIMDVLRALSSPNLDIQRKTLDIVLELITPRNVNEVVLILKKEVMKTQGGDLEKGVEYRQMLIQAIHSCAIKFPEVASTVVHLLMDFLGDSNVASAMDVIVFVREIIETNAKLRVSIISRLLDTFYQIRAARVFSCALWIIGEYCLSLSEIESGIATIQQCLGDLPFFSISEENEATDNSSKKSQQASSITVSSKRPAILADGTYATQSAASETVFSPPTVVQGSLSTGNLRSLLLTGDFFLGAVVACTLSKLILRLEEVQSSKIEVNKASSKTLLIMVSMLQLGQSSVLPHPIDNDSYDRISLCIKLLCKTDDGIREIWLKSCHESFVKMLSDKQWHEMLEIKAKTQISHSQPDDLIDFYHLKSRKGMSLVEIEDEVQDDLKRATGEFVKDTNDTNKLNRILQLTGFSDPVYAEAYVTVHQYDIVLDVTVMNRTKETLQNLCLELATMGDLKLVERPQNYTLAPESSKQIKANIKVSSTETGVIFGNIVYETSNVLERNVIVLNDIHIDIMDYISPAVCSEAAFRTMWAEFEWENKVAVNTAIQDEKEFLDHIITSTNMKCLAAPSALEGKCGFLAANLYAKSVFGEDALVNVSIEKQADGKLGGYIRIRSKTQGIALSLGDKITLKQKGSS from the exons ATGGAGAAATCGTGCTCATTGTTAGTTCATTTCGATAAAGGGGCGTCCGCCCTTGCCAATGAGATAAAGGAAGCACTTGAAAGTAATGATGTGACTGCGAAGATTGAAGCAATGAAGAAAGCTATTATGCTGTTGCTTAATGGGGAAACCTTACCTCAATTGTTCATCACCATTGTGCGATATGTGTTGCCCTGTGATGATCACACCGTTCAGAAACTCTTACTGTTTTACCTAGAAATTATCGAGAAAACAGATGCGAAGGGCCGAGTTTTACCCGAGATGATCTTGATTTGTCAGAATTTGAGGAATAATCTGCAGCACCCCAACGAATACATTCGTGGGGTGACTTTGAGGTTTCTCTGTAGGTTGAACGAGGTTGAGATTTTTGAGCCTTTGATCCCATCCATTCTTTCGAATTTGGAACATCGTCACCCTTATGTCAGGCGAAATGCTATACTCGCCATAATGTCGATTTATAAACTCCCACAAGGCGAGCAACACTTGGTCGACGCACCTGAGACGATCGAGAAGGTTCTCTTGTCAGAGCAAGATCCATCAGCAAAACGGAATGCATTCTTGATGCTTTTTAATTGCGCGCAGGATCGAGCAATTAATTACCTCTTGACTAATGTTGATAGAGTTTCTGACTGGGGAGAGCTGCTACAGATGGTTGTCTTGGAGTTGATTCGGAAAGTTTGTAGAACTAATAAAGCAGAAAAAGGGAAGTATATAAAAATCATAATCTCACTTTTGAATGCCCCTTCCGCTGCCGTTATTTATGAATGTGCCGGGACTCTTGTATCATTGTCATCTGCGCCAACAGCAATTCGAGCTGCGGCTAATACATATTGCCAGCTTCTTATGTCGCAGAGTGACAACAATGTAAAGCTTATTGTGCTTGATCGGCTTAATGAGCTGAAGGCTTCCCACAGGGACATTATGGTTGATATGATAATGGATGTTCTCAGGGCACTCTCGAGTCCTAACCTTGATATTCAAAGAAAGACACTTGATATTGTTCTTGAATTGATTACACCTAGAAACGTGAACGAGGTTGTCCTGATTTTGAAAAAGGAAGTTATGAAGACTCAAGGAGGGGATCTTGAAAAGGGTGTTGAGTACCGCCAAATGCTCATTCAAGCCATACATTCTTGCGCCATAAAGTTCCCTGAAGTGGCCAGCACAGTTGTCCATCTGTTGATGGATTTCTTGGGAGATAGCAATGTTGCTTCTGCTATGGACGTGATTGTTTTTGTTAGAGAAATAATTGAAACCAATGCAAAGTTAAGGGTATCAATTATATCAAGATTGCTTGACACTTTCTATCAGATACGCGCCGCACGAGTCTTCTCTTGTGCCCTTTGGATCATTGGAGAATATTGTCTGTCTCTCTCTGAAATTGAGAGTGGTATCGCGACCATCCAGCAATGCCTTGGAGACTTGCCCTTTTTCTCAATTTCTGAAGAAAATGAAGCAACTGATAATTCTTCGAAGAAGTCGCAGCAGGCAAGCTCAATTACTGTCTCATCTAAAAGGCCTGCTATCCTTGCCGATGGAACTTATGCTACCCAAAGTGCTGCTTCAGAAACAGTTTTCTCCCCTCCAACTGTGGTTCAAGGGTCTCTGTCTACTGGAAACCTGAGATCCCTTCTTTTGACTGGCGACTTTTTCCTTGGAGCAGTTGTTGCTTGCACATTATCAAAGCTAATTTTGAGGCTGGAAGAGGTTCAATCATCCAAAATTGAAGTGAATAAAGCATCAAGCAAAACATTACTAATCATGGTCTCAATGCTTCAACTGGGGCAATCTTCGGTTCTTCCTCATCCAATTGACAATGATTCTTATGACAGGATTTCTCTTTGCATAAAATTGCTTTGTAAAACCGATgatggtatcagagagatttGGTTGAAATCATGCCATGAGAGCTTTGTTAAGATGCTCTCAGATAAACAATGGCATGAGATGTTGGAAATTAAAGCAAAAACCCAGATTTCTCATTCGCAACCCGATGATCTTATTGACTTCTACCACTTGAAAAGCCGGAAG GGTATGAGCCTTGTAGAGATAGAAGACGAGGTTCAAGATGATTTGAAGCGTGCTACAGGGGAATTCGTGAAGGACACAAATGATACAAATAAGTTGAACCGCATTCTTCAGCTTACTGGATTTAGTGACCCTGTGTATGCCGAAGCATATGTGACTGTACATCAGTATGATATTGTCTTGGATGTAACCGTTATGAATAGAACAAAGGAGACGCTGCAGAATCTATGTTTAGAGCTGGCAACAATGGGTGATCTTAAACTGGTGGAGCGACCACAAAATTACACTCTTGCACCTGAGTCTAGTAAACAAATAAAAGCTAACATCAAGGTTTCTTCTACTGAAACTGGAGTAATTTTTGGGAACATAGTTTATGAGACTTCCAATGTGCTTGAGCGGAATGTTATTGTTCTAAATGACATTCACATTGACATTATGGACTACATCTCTCCGGCAGTTTGTAGTGAAGCTGCTTTCAGAACCATGTGGGCAGAATTTGAGTGGGAGAACAAG GTAGCTGTCAACACTGCAATTCAAGATGAGAAAGAATTCCTTGACCATATCATCACTTCCACCAACATGAAATGCCTTGCAGCTCC ATCTGCTTTGGAAGGTAAATGTGGATTCCTTGCCGCTAACTTGTATGCAAAGAGTGTTTTCGGAGAAGATGCGTTGGTGAATGTGAGCATTGAGAAACAAGCAGATGGCAAACTAGGTGGGTATATTAGGATAAGGAGCAAAACTCAGGGAATAGCTCTCAGCTTGGGCGACAAGATCACACTCAAGCAGAAAGGAAGCAGCTGA